The following proteins are encoded in a genomic region of Spirosoma sp. SC4-14:
- a CDS encoding phytanoyl-CoA dioxygenase family protein: MSKIDLPPFTLGETITPEQRQFFNKYGVIVFRNFIHPETVKLFISEVERIEKQWLDEGRDKVNGVPLKFGMDEAGNPMIQRMCFLSQHSTALHEFLQDPRLQAVVDLLQPYEGRIAEVEKDGLILNHYVRTPNSKFSQMGWHTDSPRDIFLGQRIMPMLNVGIHLNDTPYENGGLRVIPGTHKQGILKMLFRKKYFVDNDPDKHEIGFDMFAGDLSVHDGRLWHRAQQSPHFGEASRRRVMYVPVVTGKYMPKNENSKTPFYHRFISKVNI; the protein is encoded by the coding sequence ATGAGCAAAATCGATTTACCGCCCTTTACGCTGGGCGAAACCATTACCCCAGAACAACGTCAGTTTTTTAACAAATATGGCGTGATTGTTTTTCGTAATTTTATTCACCCCGAAACGGTCAAATTATTCATTAGCGAAGTTGAACGAATCGAGAAGCAGTGGCTTGATGAAGGCCGTGACAAAGTTAACGGAGTTCCGTTGAAGTTTGGCATGGACGAGGCCGGTAATCCGATGATACAGCGGATGTGCTTTCTGTCTCAGCATAGTACAGCTTTACATGAATTTTTGCAGGACCCTCGTTTGCAGGCTGTGGTCGACCTCCTGCAGCCCTACGAAGGCCGGATTGCCGAAGTCGAAAAAGATGGGCTTATCCTCAACCACTACGTGCGTACGCCCAACAGCAAATTCTCGCAAATGGGATGGCATACCGATAGCCCCCGCGATATTTTCCTGGGACAACGGATCATGCCGATGCTGAACGTTGGCATTCATCTCAACGATACGCCGTACGAAAATGGTGGCCTGCGGGTTATTCCGGGCACCCATAAACAGGGTATTCTGAAGATGCTGTTCCGCAAGAAGTATTTTGTGGACAATGATCCCGACAAACACGAAATTGGTTTCGATATGTTTGCTGGTGATTTGAGTGTTCACGATGGTCGGCTTTGGCACCGGGCGCAGCAATCGCCCCATTTCGGTGAAGCCAGCCGTCGTCGGGTTATGTATGTACCTGTTGTAACTGGTAAATATATGCCCAAAAACGAAAACAGTAAAACCCCATTCTACCACCGGTTCATCTCCAAAGTAAACATTTAA
- a CDS encoding BamA/TamA family outer membrane protein codes for MRPSIYLSLKLLLISLLISQSRQISAQPDSAGAAVQVLIPKAAQSRHILILPLVARSIETDWSLGVAGSFTFRINRFDTLTRTSNTQALILYSLRKQFITAVNGTTYFPGERYILNHQLSYSYFPDKFWGLAKAAPDHNEESYTFKQYYIFLHLQRKLKDRFFGGFIYEYQRLLAVDHRPGGLFDQQQVVGREPYHISGAGLSLTYDTRNNAFAPDRGSLIQVFFNHFNPVFGSDFRYTAYTVDLRRFIRMFHNQVLALQAFGQFNAGAVPLRSLASFGGSNSMRGFYDGRFRSKNQAVLQAEYRVPIVWRIGAVGFVGIGNVGDRFRDLNFQELKYSYGGGLRVALNRKERLNLRVDYGWGFGESTSHGLYFQLGEAF; via the coding sequence TTGCGCCCTTCTATTTACCTCTCACTTAAACTGCTGCTTATCAGCCTTTTAATAAGCCAATCCAGGCAAATTTCTGCCCAGCCAGATAGTGCGGGAGCGGCCGTTCAGGTATTAATACCTAAAGCAGCACAAAGCCGCCATATACTAATTTTACCATTAGTAGCCCGATCGATCGAGACTGATTGGTCACTGGGAGTTGCGGGTTCGTTTACCTTCCGAATTAACCGGTTCGATACGCTCACCAGAACCTCTAACACGCAGGCATTAATTTTATACTCCCTTCGTAAACAATTTATCACAGCCGTTAACGGAACGACTTATTTTCCGGGCGAACGATATATCCTAAACCATCAACTTTCGTATAGTTATTTCCCCGATAAATTCTGGGGACTGGCTAAAGCGGCCCCCGACCATAACGAAGAGTCGTACACGTTTAAGCAATATTATATTTTCCTTCACCTTCAGCGCAAGTTAAAAGACCGTTTTTTCGGTGGGTTTATTTACGAATACCAACGATTACTAGCTGTAGACCATCGGCCTGGTGGCTTATTCGATCAGCAACAGGTTGTTGGGCGTGAGCCTTACCATATTTCGGGAGCGGGTTTAAGCCTTACCTACGACACCCGCAACAATGCATTTGCTCCTGATCGGGGTTCGTTGATCCAGGTATTTTTTAATCATTTTAATCCTGTATTTGGTTCCGATTTCCGCTACACCGCCTATACGGTCGATCTGCGAAGATTTATCCGCATGTTTCATAATCAGGTACTAGCCTTGCAGGCATTTGGGCAATTCAACGCTGGGGCTGTTCCGCTCCGGAGCCTGGCCAGTTTCGGCGGGTCGAACAGTATGCGCGGTTTTTACGATGGGCGTTTCCGCAGCAAAAACCAGGCTGTTCTACAAGCCGAATACCGGGTTCCCATTGTCTGGCGCATTGGTGCCGTTGGCTTTGTCGGAATCGGCAATGTAGGCGACCGTTTTCGCGATCTGAATTTCCAGGAGCTAAAATACTCGTATGGTGGCGGTCTGCGCGTAGCGCTGAATCGAAAAGAACGCCTGAATCTCCGGGTCGATTATGGCTGGGGCTTTGGCGAAAGCACGTCTCATGGCCTGTATTTTCAGTTAGGCGAAGCGTTCTGA
- a CDS encoding phosphatase PAP2-related protein, with amino-acid sequence MSILTPNPTGDLIWQTAWRSSVFRRKFTIGMVCVMALLLTFPYFFQTIEQHTGPVLNDWVLRRLGPNDVSLWIFLVIWATALLLLIRARFSPAIFMMFVYGYVIVSLSRMLSINLLPLNPPVGLIPLIDPLSNAFYGKTYITKDLFYSGHTSTIFLMFLCLRRWWDRLFALVGSVLVGGLLLVQHVHYTIDVLGAFIFTYPLYWLGKWLALSGWNNVEHPVDQNASPN; translated from the coding sequence ATGTCAATACTTACTCCTAATCCAACTGGCGATCTGATCTGGCAAACGGCCTGGCGATCTTCGGTATTTCGCAGGAAATTCACGATCGGTATGGTTTGCGTTATGGCACTCCTTCTGACGTTTCCCTACTTTTTTCAAACCATTGAGCAACATACCGGCCCCGTGCTGAACGACTGGGTGTTAAGGCGGCTTGGCCCAAACGACGTCTCGTTGTGGATCTTTCTGGTTATTTGGGCAACGGCATTGTTATTGCTGATTCGGGCCCGGTTTAGTCCCGCCATTTTTATGATGTTTGTTTATGGCTATGTAATTGTCAGCCTGTCGCGGATGTTGAGCATTAATCTGCTGCCTCTGAATCCACCGGTTGGCCTTATTCCGTTAATTGATCCACTCAGTAACGCTTTTTACGGCAAAACTTATATTACCAAAGACCTATTCTATTCGGGCCATACTTCCACTATTTTCCTGATGTTTTTGTGCCTGCGTCGATGGTGGGACCGGCTGTTTGCCCTCGTTGGATCGGTACTGGTTGGCGGATTACTTCTGGTGCAGCACGTACACTATACGATTGATGTGTTGGGTGCTTTTATATTTACTTATCCCCTTTACTGGCTGGGTAAATGGCTGGCCTTGAGCGGATGGAATAATGTGGAGCATCCCGTCGATCAGAACGCTTCGCCTAACTGA
- a CDS encoding complex I subunit 1 family protein produces MLALPIFLAIASGFVVVGVYTERKVSAFMQDRLGPMETGKWGLLQLFADLLKLLQKEDIVPAAADRRLFLLAPAVIFASVFAGFAVIPLTPDLQGSGAAVGVFYLMAIVSFDVVGILMAGWGSNNKYSLFGAMRSVAQIVSYEIPLGLMILCAVMICQTLNLQEISFQQGIYTPETNYLFGLKALGINVTDWGGIFAWNIVRNPFLLIAYVIFFICTLAESNRAPFDLPEGESEIVGGFHTEYSGMRFALLYLSEYAMMLLVSFLGAILFLGSWNTPLPNMGPIRLADWTSGVPGTVWGNLTAAFWLLSKVFLAVLLQMWVRWTFPRIRVDQMMFLCWKVLTPAGLILLLLSGVWRLLMI; encoded by the coding sequence ATGCTTGCTCTTCCCATTTTCCTGGCGATTGCCTCGGGTTTTGTGGTGGTTGGGGTCTATACCGAACGAAAGGTATCGGCGTTTATGCAGGATCGCCTTGGGCCGATGGAAACCGGAAAGTGGGGACTGTTGCAATTATTTGCCGATCTGCTGAAGCTACTTCAGAAAGAAGACATTGTTCCGGCTGCGGCCGACCGACGATTGTTTCTGCTGGCACCTGCCGTGATTTTTGCCTCGGTCTTTGCTGGCTTTGCCGTTATTCCGCTCACTCCCGATTTGCAGGGCTCGGGAGCTGCTGTCGGTGTATTTTACCTGATGGCAATTGTTTCCTTCGATGTGGTGGGTATTCTGATGGCAGGCTGGGGTTCCAATAATAAATATTCGTTATTTGGGGCTATGCGGTCGGTGGCGCAGATTGTTTCGTATGAAATTCCGCTGGGGCTAATGATTCTGTGTGCCGTAATGATCTGCCAGACGCTGAACCTTCAGGAAATCAGTTTTCAGCAGGGCATATATACCCCCGAAACCAACTACCTCTTTGGCTTGAAAGCGTTAGGAATAAACGTAACGGATTGGGGAGGAATTTTTGCCTGGAACATCGTTCGAAACCCCTTTTTACTGATCGCATACGTTATCTTTTTTATCTGTACGCTGGCCGAATCGAACCGCGCCCCGTTCGACCTGCCCGAAGGAGAGTCGGAAATTGTGGGCGGCTTTCATACCGAATATTCCGGAATGCGCTTTGCACTACTGTATTTATCGGAGTATGCCATGATGCTGCTGGTTTCATTTCTTGGTGCCATTTTATTTCTCGGAAGCTGGAATACACCCTTACCCAACATGGGGCCCATTCGACTGGCCGACTGGACGAGTGGCGTGCCCGGCACTGTTTGGGGAAACCTGACGGCAGCCTTCTGGCTATTATCCAAAGTGTTTCTGGCTGTGCTGTTGCAGATGTGGGTACGCTGGACATTCCCACGGATACGTGTCGATCAAATGATGTTTCTGTGTTGGAAAGTGCTCACACCGGCTGGGCTGATTCTGCTCCTGCTTTCGGGAGTTTGGCGGTTGCTGATGATTTAG
- the asnS gene encoding asparagine--tRNA ligase, whose amino-acid sequence MSYLPIQQLLKAAPIGTTVTIKGWVRTKRESKNAVFIAINDGSTINTIQAVAEAGQLPDDTLKLITTGSCVAIRGELAESLGAGQAVEIKIDEIQIYGLADPEKYPLQPKRHSLEFLREIAHLRPRTNTFSAILRVRHALAFAVHNYFNENGFYYLNTPIITASDAEGAGEMFRVTTLDAIKPPLTEEGKVDYSQDFFGRETNLTVSGQLEGELGAMALGKIYTFGPTFRAENSNTTRHLAEFWMIEPEMAFYELEDNMNLAEDFVKTVIRYALQHCADDLAFLDNRLKEEEKTKKKEEQSELGLLEKLQFVINNEFVRITYTEAIDILLNSKPAKKGQFQYEVSWGVDLQSEHERYLVEKHFKKPVILTNYPRQIKAFYMKQNDDGQTVRAMDVLFPGIGEIIGGSQREDDLDKLVARMVEVGIDPNALWWYLDTRRFGSAPHAGFGLGFERLVLFVTGMGNIRDVIPFPRAPKSAEF is encoded by the coding sequence ATGAGTTATTTACCCATTCAGCAATTATTGAAAGCCGCACCCATTGGTACTACGGTTACCATTAAGGGGTGGGTCCGCACCAAGCGCGAGAGTAAAAATGCCGTTTTCATCGCTATCAACGATGGCTCAACGATCAATACGATTCAGGCGGTGGCCGAAGCAGGTCAACTTCCTGACGATACACTGAAACTGATTACTACGGGTAGTTGCGTTGCCATTAGGGGCGAGCTGGCCGAGTCGTTGGGGGCCGGGCAGGCTGTGGAGATCAAAATTGATGAAATCCAGATTTATGGTCTGGCCGATCCTGAAAAATACCCGTTGCAGCCCAAACGGCATTCGCTGGAGTTCCTGCGCGAAATTGCCCACCTGCGTCCACGCACCAACACATTTAGTGCGATTTTGCGGGTTCGGCATGCATTAGCGTTTGCCGTCCACAACTATTTTAATGAAAACGGATTCTATTACCTCAATACGCCAATCATTACAGCCTCTGATGCCGAGGGCGCAGGGGAAATGTTCCGCGTTACGACGCTCGATGCGATCAAGCCTCCCCTCACCGAAGAGGGAAAAGTCGACTACAGCCAGGATTTCTTTGGCCGCGAAACCAACCTGACCGTTTCGGGGCAGTTGGAAGGTGAGCTGGGCGCTATGGCACTAGGCAAAATCTATACCTTCGGGCCAACCTTCCGGGCCGAAAACTCGAACACGACCCGTCATCTGGCCGAATTCTGGATGATTGAGCCTGAGATGGCTTTCTACGAGCTGGAAGACAACATGAACCTGGCCGAGGATTTTGTTAAAACCGTTATCCGTTATGCGTTGCAGCATTGCGCCGATGATCTGGCGTTTCTGGACAACCGCCTGAAAGAAGAAGAGAAAACCAAAAAGAAAGAAGAGCAGAGCGAACTGGGGCTGCTGGAAAAACTTCAGTTTGTGATCAACAACGAATTTGTCCGAATCACGTATACCGAAGCCATTGACATACTGTTGAATTCGAAACCGGCTAAAAAAGGCCAGTTCCAGTATGAGGTGAGCTGGGGTGTCGATCTGCAATCGGAGCACGAGCGGTATCTGGTCGAAAAACACTTTAAAAAACCTGTTATTTTAACCAACTACCCTCGTCAGATCAAGGCGTTCTATATGAAGCAGAACGACGATGGGCAAACCGTTCGGGCCATGGACGTGCTGTTTCCTGGCATTGGTGAAATTATTGGTGGCTCGCAGCGCGAAGATGACCTGGATAAACTCGTAGCCCGGATGGTTGAGGTGGGTATTGACCCCAATGCCCTGTGGTGGTATCTGGATACCCGCCGGTTCGGATCAGCGCCACATGCTGGTTTTGGCCTGGGTTTCGAACGGCTCGTTCTGTTTGTGACGGGTATGGGTAACATTCGTGATGTAATTCCATTCCCCAGAGCGCCCAAATCAGCCGAGTTTTAA
- a CDS encoding histidine phosphatase family protein, producing the protein MSLTLYIVRHAKAEDRSLFMTDHSRELTSDGIMAAARMGRYLLRKHIRPDIIISSTAPRAKDTANVIAEQLGYDLAQIQLNETLYEGGAKAYMAAVNTLPNGIQSAMIVGHNPDVSYFAEFLTHESIGSMSKGAVVAVSFTDVDWPEVSSRTGTIAFQIAPKQLPKDE; encoded by the coding sequence ATGTCTCTTACTCTGTATATAGTCCGACACGCCAAAGCCGAAGACCGGTCGCTTTTCATGACGGATCATAGTCGGGAACTTACCTCCGATGGTATTATGGCAGCCGCCCGCATGGGTCGTTATCTGCTCAGAAAACACATTCGGCCCGATATAATTATCAGTAGTACCGCACCACGGGCTAAAGACACGGCCAACGTTATCGCCGAACAACTGGGCTACGATCTGGCTCAGATTCAACTGAACGAAACCTTATATGAAGGTGGCGCCAAAGCCTATATGGCTGCGGTCAACACATTACCCAATGGCATTCAATCGGCCATGATTGTTGGGCATAATCCTGATGTGTCTTATTTTGCAGAGTTTCTAACCCACGAAAGTATCGGTAGCATGAGCAAAGGAGCCGTTGTGGCAGTTTCTTTTACGGATGTAGACTGGCCGGAAGTATCGAGCCGAACGGGTACAATTGCCTTTCAGATTGCACCGAAGCAATTACCTAAAGATGAATGA
- a CDS encoding VOC family protein, translated as MLNLSAVHHIAIISSNYEVSKRFYTDILGLTILNEVYRAERDSHKLDLALNGQYVIELFSFPNPPKRPSRPESAGLRHLAFAVANIEIAIAHLNKNGVATEPIRVDEHTGRRFTFFADPDELPLELYES; from the coding sequence ATGCTCAATTTATCTGCCGTTCATCACATTGCTATTATCAGTTCGAACTATGAAGTTTCGAAACGATTTTACACCGATATACTTGGCTTAACGATTCTCAACGAAGTCTATCGCGCTGAACGCGATTCCCATAAGCTCGATCTGGCTCTAAACGGTCAGTATGTAATCGAATTATTTTCGTTCCCGAACCCGCCCAAACGCCCTTCCCGACCCGAATCGGCTGGTTTGCGCCATCTGGCCTTCGCTGTAGCGAACATTGAAATCGCAATTGCGCATCTCAACAAGAACGGCGTAGCAACAGAACCCATTCGGGTCGATGAACATACGGGCCGACGATTCACTTTTTTTGCCGACCCCGACGAGCTTCCACTGGAACTGTATGAGAGCTAA
- a CDS encoding aminotransferase class V-fold PLP-dependent enzyme: MSIIDTTLLNCQNDQFSLPEGLHYLNCATRAPLSQVVEQAGYEAIRRETNPFGLRPDDFFSGAIRVRELFSELINNPDPDRVAVIPSVSYGMAVVARNLPNKPGIRRGQTILLVGAEFPSDVYAWDEVCRELGLQIRTIDMPTEFPKGPLWNEQILDAIGPDTALVVVPPVHWMYGIRFDLETIAQRVREVGAWLAIDGTQAVGALPFSLATIRPDALICAGYKWLMGPYSMGLAYYGSAFDDGIPLEESWMNRLDSNLFHRLTDYQPAYRPKAYRYNVGEHTHFVLMPMLEAALTQLLNWTPERIQAYDQELMKDAWPALEKLGCRVEPINSNQGRSCHLVGLWLPDHADPMAVQQALLARKVSVSARARVLRIAPHLYNTPDDVDALVGVLTEVL, translated from the coding sequence ATGTCGATCATAGATACAACCCTACTGAATTGTCAAAACGATCAATTTTCCCTTCCCGAAGGTCTTCATTATTTAAACTGCGCTACGCGGGCTCCGCTTAGCCAGGTAGTAGAACAGGCAGGATATGAGGCCATTCGACGGGAAACCAACCCGTTTGGCCTTCGACCCGATGATTTTTTTTCGGGAGCTATTCGGGTTCGGGAGTTATTTTCGGAACTGATCAATAACCCTGATCCCGATCGGGTTGCCGTGATTCCATCGGTGTCGTACGGCATGGCCGTTGTTGCCCGTAATTTGCCGAATAAGCCAGGAATTCGGCGTGGACAGACAATTCTACTGGTCGGTGCTGAGTTTCCGAGCGATGTTTATGCCTGGGATGAGGTTTGCCGGGAGTTGGGTTTGCAAATCAGAACGATCGACATGCCGACGGAATTTCCGAAAGGCCCGCTCTGGAATGAGCAGATTCTGGACGCAATCGGACCTGATACGGCGCTGGTTGTTGTGCCTCCTGTACATTGGATGTATGGAATCCGCTTCGATCTGGAAACAATAGCACAACGGGTTCGGGAAGTAGGCGCGTGGCTGGCTATCGACGGAACGCAGGCTGTTGGGGCATTACCGTTCAGCCTGGCAACAATTCGGCCAGATGCACTGATCTGTGCTGGCTACAAATGGTTGATGGGCCCTTACTCAATGGGACTGGCTTACTACGGATCGGCGTTCGATGATGGCATACCGCTCGAAGAAAGCTGGATGAATCGGCTGGACAGCAATCTGTTCCACCGGCTTACCGACTACCAACCGGCTTATCGGCCTAAAGCCTACCGATACAATGTTGGCGAGCATACGCATTTTGTGCTAATGCCAATGCTGGAAGCCGCCCTGACACAACTCCTGAACTGGACACCCGAACGAATACAGGCATACGATCAGGAACTGATGAAAGATGCCTGGCCCGCTCTGGAAAAACTTGGTTGCCGGGTCGAACCCATCAACAGCAACCAGGGGCGCAGTTGCCATCTGGTTGGCTTGTGGTTACCCGACCATGCCGATCCAATGGCTGTTCAGCAGGCGTTGCTGGCTCGGAAAGTGTCGGTTTCTGCTCGGGCACGTGTATTGCGCATAGCTCCCCATCTCTACAACACCCCGGACGATGTTGACGCGCTGGTTGGTGTGCTGACTGAGGTGCTTTAA
- a CDS encoding VOC family protein, with protein MEPTQAILKNVWPYQQDKMNLPVNDLETAIPFYERVMGFSVISRSNAPTAKAILSRDDIQIGLAENGGDPTQDGCFFDVDHVENAYAELKANGLTTELSGFSIQKYGETTWRVFFVVAPDGLCYCYGQRQVG; from the coding sequence ATGGAACCAACCCAAGCAATTCTGAAAAATGTCTGGCCCTATCAGCAGGATAAAATGAACCTGCCGGTCAATGACCTGGAAACTGCCATCCCGTTTTATGAAAGGGTTATGGGCTTTAGCGTTATTTCCCGAAGCAATGCCCCCACGGCAAAAGCGATTCTTAGTCGTGATGACATACAAATTGGTCTTGCCGAAAACGGGGGCGACCCTACGCAGGATGGTTGTTTCTTCGACGTCGACCATGTTGAAAACGCCTATGCCGAATTGAAAGCCAATGGGCTAACAACGGAGCTATCGGGCTTCAGTATTCAGAAATATGGAGAGACTACCTGGCGAGTCTTTTTTGTGGTTGCCCCCGATGGTCTTTGCTATTGCTACGGCCAACGGCAGGTTGGTTGA
- a CDS encoding glyoxalase superfamily protein yields MDQLVLGVLTNTAMKLEKTVPILYSSDIRQSLAYYTDTLGFSGKWEWETPPTFGGVVKDDVEIFFCKEDQGHPGTWISVMLDDVDAYYAQIKANGATIVSPPDSKPWNMREMLVKDPDGHIIRFGHRIECEPEA; encoded by the coding sequence ATGGACCAATTAGTATTGGGAGTGCTAACCAATACGGCTATGAAACTGGAGAAAACGGTACCAATTCTGTATTCATCGGATATTAGACAGAGTCTGGCGTATTATACCGATACGTTAGGTTTCTCTGGAAAATGGGAATGGGAAACGCCACCTACATTTGGCGGGGTAGTGAAAGACGATGTTGAAATTTTCTTTTGTAAAGAAGATCAGGGGCATCCCGGCACCTGGATCTCTGTTATGCTCGATGATGTCGATGCCTATTATGCTCAGATAAAAGCTAATGGAGCTACCATTGTTTCTCCACCCGACAGCAAACCCTGGAACATGCGGGAAATGTTGGTCAAAGACCCTGATGGGCATATTATTCGGTTTGGCCATCGGATCGAGTGCGAACCGGAAGCATGA